ATTTGTAGGGATCGAAGTGTTTATACGTCTAGAAGTTTTTGGCTAGCGTCAACTCCAATTCGTCTAGACATTTCTCTGCTTCAGTTGCTTTCCTTCTCTATGCCCATCTAGATGATTTTGGTCTATGTTTCTGGGGCTGCTTCAATTCTGCCTCCTTGCCCTTACCTTGGCTTGATCCTTGGTTCCCAAGTCTCTTTACAGCATTCCAAGGGCGCAATGTTGAATTGGAAACCCCCCCTTAGCTTGAGTGGTCATGGAAGAGAACTAAGATAATTCTAATGCTCATGAGAGCATTATCCCTAAACAAAGCCTCAAAATACAATTAGGCCGAAAATAGTAAAAATGGGAGGGACTGAATCGTCTAGACATCTGGTAATCGTCTATAAGTTCTTGGCCGGCTTGAACTCCAATTCGTCTAGACGTTTACCCCTTCCTCCTCTTTCTGAGAGTGTCCTCTTAGTAGCTGCCTGATTAAGTCAAACTTAAGTCATGTTACAGTGAAGGACATTGTTTGGAATAAAAGATCTATTCTTGTTTTGGTAATTGattcttgttttatttattcTGAAATTCTGACTTCATTGAAATAGAATATATTGGCATCTGGAGGTGGAAACTTAAACAAGTCCGAGTTGTACTAGATTTTCGGCAAGATCTAGCTAACTTGCAACATGTTTGGGTTAGTGCTCCAAAGGTCTCTATTAGGTGACCATTTTATGTTCTAAGGTTGCTTGTTTTCTCTATCATAACCCTTTGTAAATTTGCAAATGCAGCATCAAACAATGATTTTAAAAGCAAAAAACACAGAAAAGTATCAAGATTAGTATAACTTGACGTGAAAAGAGAGTAGTGAAGTGCATGCTCTTTTGAACCAAAGCTCACGACttatagaaaataaagaagtacTAAACATAtatgaatttagttttttagtAGCAGAAACTGTCAAAATCAAAGAACTTCAATCTCGATTCTACGAGAATTCTTATGAAGCCTTTAATTTGTTTCTCTTCAATGGTAGTTTCTAATTTCACCTTCAATGTACAATAATGCCGATATTATTTCAACTCCTCAAAGTTGAGATTCAAAAGATTGACTGCTTCTCGTTGGGATCACTTTACACATCATTATTTAAAGTGCACACTTCTCTGAAGCACATGATTTTACCCATGAAAGAATTTCACATCAATCGATCGCTTCAATCAACGAGTAATAACTTTTAATAACACCGGTATCAGATTTCTACTCATACATGTGATCCATTTTCTAAGAGGCGCCCCAGTCCTTCTCCTTACTAGGAGAACAGAGGAGGCTCAGAGGACTAGCATATGGTGACTGCATTTGATTATAGCTCCACATGATTAATCTGTTTCTCTTTTTGGTAGagaaaattgtttttttcttgGGGGCAGTGATGTAAGCCTATTCCAAGTAGGTTTATATGGTTTTCTTGTTTTCTACTCTCTGATGACTTCACATGATGCAAAATTTGGTGAAATTTGCTATTTTTAGCAAAGATGTTTGATGTTTAGTCATTTTGAAAATGTGTTTCATATTTGCAGCCCGTAGTGTTTTTCCATGGAGGCCCTGGAGGTGGGACTTCACCCAATAACAGGAGGTTCTTTGATCCTGTCTTCTACCGAATCATTCTATTTGATCAGGTTGATATAATTAACTGAAGTACTAATTCATGCACTTTGTGGTTTTTCAAATGTGAGCCGAGGATCTATTGgtaacaacctctctacctctgaggtaggggtaaggtctgcgtacactctaccctcccctactacactgggtatgttgtttttgttgttgttgatgtacTTTTTCAAATGAAAACATTGGTATCTTCCAGAGAGGTGCAGGTAAAAGTAAGCCTCATGCTTGCTTGAAGGAGAACACAACGTGGGATCTTGTTGGGGATATTGAAAAATTAAGAGAGCACTTAGAGATTCCGGAATGGCAGGTGCAAATTGTTCTCCTTTTGTGACTGCTAGGTCGATGGTACTTCGTAAGCCTCTCATAGGTGTGAGTTTGCAGGTATTTGGTGGCTCATGGGGAAGCACTCTCGCTCTTGCATACAGCATGTCACATCCTGACAAGGTCTACTAGTGATTATTCTTTAAGTTCCAAGTTTTGTAGTTCAAAATTGTTAGGAGGAAGTGATAGATTCTATTCCCAATATCATGTTAAATCTACGTTATTCCTAAAGATTTTAAATGACCTTTCTGTTAAAGGTTACTGGTATCATTCTTAGAGGGATATTTTTGTTGCGGAAgaaagaaattgattggttttATGAGGGTGGAGCTGCTGCAATATACCCTGATGGTAAGCTTCTGAAtttcatgcatgcatatgattGAGTACATAATGGATAAGGGAGACCAACCAACTGAACCTAGTGCACAGCTGTATTGAGTTGTTGTAGAATCTGAAAAGTGTAAACTATTTCATCTGCTGCTGGAATGTAatagttttattatatatgaACATGAGACGTCGGATACAATAACGAATTTGGCACAGGCATTCCTATTTGATTTTTCCATATAAAGATGACGAACAACTTTTATATCTACTTTTGGATCTTTGCAATATTCACTCGAAAGCCAATGTTTTAGCCAGTTCACTATTTCAAGTCTACAAATGAAATGCATTCTCCAGAATATATGCCTAATTTTGCAATTCCTGGTAaagttgtgattggtctgaggTGCTTCTTTTAACCAATGATGACTTATTCAAACTGTTTAAGCACATTGTATTAAGTGGTTAATTGCTATCCTAAACTTGGGAAAATGATAAGTTTGTAGATCTGATCATCATTGAGGTGCTGTTTTCACTTGGTTGCTTGTTTAATGGGACTGCTGATGTGGTTTTCAAAGTAAACACCATCTTTTTTTGTCATCTGTTACAGTTTGGGAGCCATTCAGAGATCTGATTCCAGAGGAAGAAAGAAAGTGTTTTGTCAAGGCTTACCATAAGAGATTAAATTCGGATACCCTAGAAACACAGGTAAGAAGTTGATGTTTCATTGCATGTCCTAGTTTCTTTTATTGTTCCTGATATTTTGAATAGGttaaaatttcctttttttaatgGAGGCagaaaatgttaaaaaaaggaaaaaaataattactgcTCTTTTCCCTTTAATATCCTTGATGTTTCACTTTCACAACCCCTGAAACTTTCGAACCAAACATGCAGGTGTTGTGCTTTCTATATAACTTGATTTTACTTGAATTCACAACAATGGTAGAAGCtctttttgttccttttttgtttGTTAGCACCAGACAAGTATTGTTCTTAAGATAGAATGTTTGAAGTACTCATAACTACTGCACATAATTGACCATGCTCCTTTTTTCAATAAAGAAGTCATGATTTGGTGGCTTCACAGTTTTAAGATGTCATTATGACTCATGAAAAGATATGATAGCAAAGTTGGAAGCACAAAGGATTTTAATATGATAGGCAGCAAAGAAGATATGACATCGGTTTGTGTCTGCAGACTCTGTCAGTGACAGTTTCTGATCCATTTGCCTCAACATCAAATCAACCCCATATATTGCTATAGTACTATTAAATACATTAAAACACTTGTTTGCTTGTCTCAAGTTCTTAAATGTTTTAGTATGCAGCAGCTAGGGCGTGGACTAAATGGGAAATGCTGACCTCTCATCTTCTCCCTAATGAAGAGAACATAAAGAGAGGAGATGATGATGATTTCTCCTTGGTGAGTACATCTATGAAGTTCATGTAGTATCCGGGTGACCTTCCCATTAAAGCATTGTTCTTTTGCATCTATATTCTTACAACTCTAAGAGCTGCAGTTTTACTGTTTTCCTTATCTCTTTTGTCTAATGAGAACTTGAAATTACTCTATTTTTGGAAATTCAATATGAACAATTATTTATATTCATAGAGACTGTTATCATTCATTATATAACATCAACATATCTTGCTTTGTTCAGGCATTTGCAAGGATTGAGAACCACTACTTTATCAACAAGGGATTCTTCTCTTCAGATTCTTTCCTTCTAGATAATGTTGAAAAGataaaacatatcaaaacaatAATTGTTCAGGTAAATTCTGCTTTTGCTTTGCATTGCCTcctcaaatttcaaaattcccCCAATATGTGAAGGCCTTGTCCGGAGACATAAAACATCTGAAAGACTTACTTTTCTTCTCAATGATGGATGCGGCTTTTTTTTGTTGATGAGTTTATTTGTGAAAAAATGTGATTGAGGACTTGCATAAAGAACATAATGGTAAGGGATGAATGTTTGCCGGCATTGTTCTGGTGCGACCCAAATCTGACACTTGAGTCGTGATCAGTATCCAGCGAGCTACTAGCAATGCTAGACGTACCCTACTGTACTATGAACTGCTAAAATACACGGAAACAATATTAAGAATCAAGTATAAAAGCGTTCTCATGATGAATATCTGAAAATGAGTAAAAAGTCAAGTAAAAATCCGTAAACCCCAAATATCTCGGAGTCATGGAGCAACTAAGAATCTGAGATACCACTATATGAGACGCAACTAACAATGAAATCAAAGGAAGACTGTAAGTAAGATAGGAGCTGACGACTCCACGGACTGGTGGATGGCTCACCTCAACTGTAGATCTGGATGAGTAACTCAGCGGTCAACAACTATGTCACCCTTAACAGTATCTAGACAGAGTAGTAAATGATGAGTCAAAATGATCCAGTAAGATTCTCGACCCTTCCCTGTTTTACCCTTGAGACAAGCTTTGAAACTGTAGTGCATAGTGTCATGATAAAGTTGTAACAAGTATAAAATAGTTATACAAGTAAGCATGTAAATCACAATACAAATAAGATGCACATATAACTAAAACTGCTGAGTATACTGCTAACCAGATAGATGCTACAAGAACAGCATACTCAGTGTGATCCCACaaggggtctggggagggtgggTGCACGGCACTGCACGCCGACCTTACCCTTTTATCTTTGTGGGGTAGAAAGGCTATTTTCTGATAGACTCTTGTCTCAAGAAAAGGGTTTTTTAGacatatttgaaaaaaaaaagagagtaaaaAGCTGCGATGAAAGtattgaagaaaagaaaagtattaACAACAAAATAGTAAAGATTACTAATGTAAAAGAAACAACAATAGTAATGAACTTGAAGAAAAAGATAATGATAGAATAGTAATAATGTTGTTAAGGGGAAGAGGGAGAAGATATGGTGCTCTAATTTGGTACAACtagaacaaaaaataaatataaaaaatatgacCAGATCTATAAGTCTGGTTGCAACTTTTGAAAATTCCTAGGGTTAGATTGGAATCACCAAACGAGTACCAAGAACCAAAAAACCAGAGGTTGAAGTCATTGGAAAAACAGTGATTGGAAATTATAGAAAATTGTATGGATGGGTTCGGAATCACTAAGGACCACTGTAGAAGAAGAATCCAGCTTGAAAACATGTTAGACCAGTGTTCACGCACCAGGGAGTGAATTACGCACACATCGGAACCCGAACCTCTGGCGGCACGTGTGGTAATCTGGTGGGGTGTTGGTTTTGGACGAAGTTGAATTTTGTGGCAGTGTTGATAAAGCACAATACTGATGGAGAAGAAGATGATGCAAATTAGATCTGGACAGTCACCCCATAAAAAGGCACGCTGACTGACCTTTCTGCCCTAGCTGTTTCTCACTGATGCTCTGCTACCATGTGAGAAACAAAGACTTGGGAAATATTATTAAGACACATAAATTACATTAGTACATTGATCTGCATTTATAGACAGTCCATGTAGGATACTACATACAATCCTATCTAACAAACCCAAAAGCATAGAGATCTCCAACTCGTAATTCTAAACACATGAAATAAGATGAAAGCATGTGTCACGCCCAAACCCTCGGTGGGCCGTACCCGCACCCGGTTCCTTAACTTGACCGAGCAGACCAACTCTACATGGCATTCATGAACAAGAACAATGCATGGGACAATATGAAAACATTTCCATCAATTGATTTAAGTACGTTtcttatcaaataaaatagtgaGTCTCAAAGTAGAAAAAATCATGAGTATCGTGTCATGCAACATAAAGGTAAGGCCCAAAAcatatgttcatgaaatgagttactacatctatgaagcctctaaaactTTGCATAAGAAGTAGAAGTATCAGGACAAGGCTCCAACATTGGGTGGGTAAAAAAGTACGTAATACAtgtaataagaaaagaaaatgccTCGTAAATCAAATGGCGCTCACCAATGAAATTGCCTAGCATGGAGCCTTGTCATCTTGATGATTCGTACTTGCATCGTGAAATGTAGTTGTATAGAGCTGAAATTATAAGTGACGCATGAATCGTGAAGATAATAAATCGAAGAGATTACGACAATTTGGGATTAGAGAATGTCAAATTAGAAAGGTTTTTCTTACATACCTCAGGTGCTTCCTAGCTAATGGTAGTCCCGTAGTTCCAAATGAGCTCAAGAATGTTAGTGGgtatttggattgacttattttaagtagtttttggcttttaagctcttttttttagtttagGAAGTGTTTGGGAAGCACAAAAAGTGTTTTAAGCACTTTTCTTTAGgctaaaaaagtaaaaaaagaagcaaaagcCAAATGTTAGGGTGTTCCCAACTTATGACTTTTAGCTTATAAGCCACTTAAAAAAAGTCAATCCAACCACCCTCTTAATCCCCACTCCACGTTGAACAACTTGACACAATGATTTTGATATTTGACAACCCAGGTCAAGAGAATAGTCCTTGCTTTGAGACTTGAGATCCCTGAAATAAACTTGACAAAGTAATATCCTCTGTGAAAAGTGTGGCAGTTGGTTTTGAGCTTGTGGGGAAATTTAGCACTTGCAACAATTTTGGGAAGGTTCGTATTTTCCTAAAATGT
This region of Solanum dulcamara chromosome 9, daSolDulc1.2, whole genome shotgun sequence genomic DNA includes:
- the LOC129902684 gene encoding proline iminopeptidase isoform X2, which produces MDLKREFPELNKDLYPCIEPYCTGFLKVSDLHTIYWEQSGNPNGHPVVFFHGGPGGGTSPNNRRFFDPVFYRIILFDQRGAGKSKPHACLKENTTWDLVGDIEKLREHLEIPEWQVFGGSWGSTLALAYSMSHPDKVTGIILRGIFLLRKKEIDWFYEGGAAAIYPDVWEPFRDLIPEEERKCFVKAYHKRLNSDTLETQYAAARAWTKWEMLTSHLLPNEENIKRGDDDDFSLAFARIENHYFINKGFFSSDSFLLDNVEKIKHIKTIIVQGRYDVCCPMMSAWDLHKAWPEAEFIVVPGAGHSANEPGIAAELVAANEKLKNILEGVS
- the LOC129902684 gene encoding proline iminopeptidase isoform X1, which translates into the protein MKLPMKLVAAIGAPSLFPSYNFAHLPASTSLPPFLPVSIFSPLLTPISGRKKLFLRAENLDCQSVEQMDLKREFPELNKDLYPCIEPYCTGFLKVSDLHTIYWEQSGNPNGHPVVFFHGGPGGGTSPNNRRFFDPVFYRIILFDQRGAGKSKPHACLKENTTWDLVGDIEKLREHLEIPEWQVFGGSWGSTLALAYSMSHPDKVTGIILRGIFLLRKKEIDWFYEGGAAAIYPDVWEPFRDLIPEEERKCFVKAYHKRLNSDTLETQYAAARAWTKWEMLTSHLLPNEENIKRGDDDDFSLAFARIENHYFINKGFFSSDSFLLDNVEKIKHIKTIIVQGRYDVCCPMMSAWDLHKAWPEAEFIVVPGAGHSANEPGIAAELVAANEKLKNILEGVS